Proteins found in one Sorghum bicolor cultivar BTx623 chromosome 1, Sorghum_bicolor_NCBIv3, whole genome shotgun sequence genomic segment:
- the LOC8083942 gene encoding protein HIRA encodes MITEKPSWIRHEGLQIFSIDIQPGGLRFATGGGDQKVRIWSMKSVDKNNANNDSSQGLLATMRDHFGSVNCVRWARHGRYLASGSDDQVILIHERKAGSGTSEFGSGEPPDVENWKVVMTLRGHTADVVDLNWSPDDSTLASGSLDNTVHIWNMTNGMCTAVLRGHSSLVKGVTWDPIGSFIASQSDDKSVIIWRTSDWSLAHKTEGHWEKSLGSTFFRRLAWSPCGHFITTTHGFQKPRHSAPVLERGEWSATFDFLGHNAPIVVVKFNNSMFRKNFSNGQDTKAAPAGWANGTSKTLSKEQLPYNVIAIGSQDRTITVWTTASARPLFVAKHFFSQSVVDLSWSPDGYSLFACSLDGSVANFHFEAKELGYKLSDSELDELKRSRYGDVRGRQSNLAESPAQLLLEEASAKQSASKKGTSIVQQFQAPPKVSSDVPNPAPVVQSKKPALPEAEKKTSGPTAEDMNKVTRLSSPVKQREYRRPDGRKRIIPEAVGFPSNQDNIPSRSQNQVVDFSSLDQRMNGIGPSYGSNSNSNNSGVKDRSGVTARANITESLVIQKASASAGSDGMLSVERIGSVVPGSLTCASLSIHVLDKKDNEDSLPVCLEAKPVERAAGDMIGVGGAFSTKETEIRCTRGTETLWLDRISAKVTVLAGNANFWAVGCEDGYLQVYTKCGRRAMPAMMMGSAAIFIDCDDCWKLLLVTRRGVMYIWDLYNRTCILQDSLASLVASPDESSANHAGAVKVISAKFSRCGFPLVVLASRHTFLFDMSMKCWLRIADDCFPASNFASSFSSPQGGELGKLQIDLGKFMARKPIWNRVTDDGLQTRAHLETQLAASLALKSPQEYRQCLLSYVRFLAREADESRLREVCENFLGPPMGMLGSASSMDSKNPSWDPDVLGMKKHKLLREDILPSMASNRKVQRLLNEFMDLLSEYEAAKSKVDPMDVTRAPQPAASQ; translated from the exons ATGATTACGGAGAAGCCAAGCTGGATTCGCCACGAGGGCCTGCAGATCTTCTCCATCGACATCCAGCCCGGCGGCCTCCGCTTCGCCACTGGCGGCGGCGACCAGAAG GTTCGAATATGGAGCATGAAATCTGTGGATAAGAATAATGCCAACAATGATTCCAGCCAAGGGTTGCTAGCTACAATGCGTGATCATTTTGGATCAGTAAATTGTGTGAGATGGGCAAGGCATGGTCGCTATCTGGCTTCTGGATCAGATGATCAGGTTATCCTAATTCATGAACGAAAAGCTGGTTCTGGAACATCTGAGTTTGGTAGTGGGGAACCTCCAGATGTAGAGAATTGGAAGGTTGTTATGACCTTAAGAGGGCATACTGCAGACGTG GTAGATCTTAATTGGTCCCCCGATGATTCAACATTGGCTAGTGGCAGCTTGGATAATACTGTTCACATATGGAACATGACCAATGGTATGTGCACTGCCGTCTTGAGAGGGCATTCCAGCTTGGTCAAAGGTGTTACCTGGGATCCTATTGGCTCTTtcattgcaagccaatcagatGATAAGTCTGTTATAATATGGCGTACAAGCGACTGGAGTCTTGCTCACAAGACAGAAGGCCATTGGGAAAAATCT CTTGGTTCAACATTTTTTAGGCGACTTGCATGGTCACCTTGTGGCCACTTCATTACTACGACTCACGGCTTCCAGAAACCTAGGCATTCAGCCCCTGTGCTTGAAAGAGGCGAGTGGTCTGCTACCTTTGACTTTCTAGGGCATAACGCACCTATCGTGGTCGTTAAGTTTAATAACTCAATGTTTCGTAAGAATTTCTCAAATGGTCAAGACACAAAAGCTGCACCAGCTGGTTGGGCCAATGGAACATCAAAGACATTATCAAAAGAACAGCTACCATATAATGTTATTGCTATTGGAAGTCAGGACAGAACAATTACTGTTTGGACAACAGCGAGTGCGCGGCCATTGTTTGTTGCTAAGCATTTTTTCTCTCAAAGTGTGGTTGATTTATCTTG GAGCCCTGATGGTTATTCACTTTTTGCATGTTCCTTGGATGGATCTGTTGCCAACTTTCACTTTGAAGCAAAGGAGCTTGGATACAAGTTAAGTGATTCTGAACTGGATGAATTGAAGAGGAGTAGATATGGTGATGTCAGAGGACGACAATCAAATCTGGCTGAAAGCCCTGCACAGTTACTGCTAGAAGAAGCATCAGCAAAGCAATCAGCTAGCAAAAAGGGGACTTCCATTGTCCAGCAATTTCAAGCACCCCCAAAAGTTTCTTCAGATGTGCCTAACCCAGCTCCTGTTGTGCAAAGTAAGAAACCTGCTTTGCCTGAAGCTGAGAAGAAAACATCAGGTCCTACTGCTGAAGATATGAATAAAGTTACTCGGTTATCTAGTCCAGTGAAGCAGAGGGAATACCGGCGTCCTGATGGCCGGAAAAGAATAATCCCAGAGGCTGTTGGATTTCCTTCCAACCAGGATAACATACCCAGCCGTTCTCAGAACCAGGTTGTGGATTTTTCATCCCTAGATCAGCGAATGAATGGGATAGGACCATCTTATGGTAGTAACAGTAACAGTAACAACTCTGGAGTTAAGGATCGCTCTGGTGTTACAGCAAGGGCGAACATTACGGAGAGTCTTGTTATTCAAAAAGCTTCAGCCAGTGCTGGGAGTGATGGAATGTTGAGTGTAGAACGCATTGGATCTGTTGTTCCAGGCTCTTTGACCTGCGCCTCACTTTCTATACATGTGTTAGATAAGAAAGACAATGAGGATTCCTTGCCAGTCTGCCTTGAAGCAAAGCCTGTAGAACGCGCTGCAGGTGATATGATTGGTGTTGGTGGTGCCTTTTCAACAAAAGAAACTGAGATAAGGTGTACAAGAGGAACAGAAACTCTTTGGTTGGATCGCATATCTGCAAAGGTTACTGTCTTGGCAGGAAATGCAAATTTCTGGGCTGTTGGCTGTGAAGATGGTTACCTGCAG GTTTACACAAAATGTGGAAGGCGAGCAATGCCGGCAATGATGATGGGGTCTGCAGCCATTTTTATAGACTGTGACGACTGCTGGAAATTGCTTCTTGTCACAAGAAGAGGTGTAATGTACATATGGGACCTCTATAACAGGACCTGCATTTTGCAGGACTCATTGGCTTCTTTGGTTGCATCTCCAGATGAGTCGTCAGCTAATCATGCTG GTGCAGTAAAGGTTATATCCGCTAAATTCTCAAGATGTGGTTTTCCCTTAGTTGTTCTTGCCAGTCGCCATACTTTTCTTTTTGACATGAGCATGAAGTGCTGGTTAAGGATTGCCGATGATTGTTTTCCAGCATCAAATTTTGCTAGCTCATTTAGTTCCCCCCAAGGTGGAGAGCTAGGCAAGTTGCAGATTGATCTAGGCAAGTTCATGGCTAGAAAGCCTATATGGAACAG GGTTACAGATGATGGTTTGCAGACACGTGCCCATTTAGAGACCCAGTTGGCTGCTTCTTTGGCTTTGAAGTCACCACAGGAGTATCGCCAATGCCTTCTATCCTACGTACGGTTTCTGGCAAG AGAGGCAGATGAATCTCGTTTACGTGAGGTTTGTGAGAACTTCCTAGGTCCTCCGATGGGTATGCTTGGATCTGCATCATCTATGGATTCCAAAAATCCATCGTGGGATCCTGATGTTCTC GGGATGAAGAAGCACAAACTTCTCAGGGAAGACATACTTCCATCGATGGCATCGAACCGGAAAGTCCAGCGGCTGCTCAACGAGTTTATGGATCTCCTATCAGAGTATGAAGCTGCTAAGAGCAAAGTTGACCCAATGGATGTCACACGGGCGCCACAACCAGCAGCAAGTCAATGA
- the LOC8083943 gene encoding uncharacterized protein LOC8083943, with product MEDDWIFLGDGTGSGGDSDSASASDDDSGFTIVRRGRKGGDQRSVVASDDAPAPAPRVAAVAVPPQPMPPGLSFKLVSYSEAFVSSSSEDGGGGREQRAGEAVIQGAGIDDDAAGTGSTDECTVTCKEGCESGEVGEHDGTGSSVEVPSVAVAAAPTVNCPETAAPVLHGAEAHSDSELASGMDVDHGGAEEVEDEDSVSCDEEDDEEEDTDSSSEEDTDSSGEDEDEDMFSSSDEEEDTFSSGDEEDEDAFSSGDEEYTESFSEEEYTAEIYSDEEEDDDDDYAESSGEEEEEDGSECSGEVDDVESIGEESHDADNTGEEEESDAECSGEEDDVENYGDESDDPESSCADSDDDAESYGEEEDDDEEEDAENTYAEEKEEEEEEDTVSASEEEEEEEESSHVVHVTENGTKDIFDMLLPRTKKTNAEQGAANANGAVKERSESFPSKYDDIDTDGTGSDMDTDSSGSGSDMDTDNSDMEDDDCLESDEDDDIVNVAENGNQSIFDMLFPKAKACGANMDDYEDESEHGYIDYEAEEDEDEEMDTDSSDMEDDDCLESDDEDDIAYVAENGNQDIFAMLFPKSKACGADIDDYEDESEYGNIDDYEEEEDGSLFDMLLPKDHAINDDIDTDSSGMEDSCLESDEEDDIADVAENGNQDIFAMLFPKSKACGADMDDYEDESEYIDYEEEDESLFDMLLPRDHAINDDTDTDSSDMEDSCLESDEEDDIADVAENINKDIFAMLFPKEKTCGANMDDYEDESEYYIDYEEVVEEEDKSLFDMLLPRDCAIDDDIDSSDGEDEAATATATAACGHSAEPSHGIRRPEFAARAARGYDDVDTDSDMEEGDGIERGFAWQSQTERQAFWEDLWRVLDDLRRQLAAEAFESSGQQQQQQRSYDDVDDTCDLPGTAAPAPAPGGDPAGSCACARTPEAQFTARAERGTERALAMEEVRRRKAAQQELDRALAREAAAAAEALESALEDCATAEEQATGDVTRPAVAERDVPADLTFIVGVYVWVFLMVFFLSIGL from the coding sequence ATGGAGGACGACTGGATCTTTCTTGGTGACGGCACCGGCAGCGGGGGCGACAGCGACAGCGCCTCCGCCTCCGACGACGACAGCGGGTTCACGATCGTGCGGCGGGGCCGCAAAGGCGGTGATCAGCGCAGCGTCGTCGCCAGCGAcgacgcgccggcgccggcgccgcgcgtGGCGGCGGTGGCCGTGCCACCGCAACCGATGCCACCCGGGCTCTCCTTCAAGTTGGTGTCTTACAGCGAGGCGTTCGTCTCTTCTTCTTCCGAGGACGGCGGCGGTGGCCGCGAGCAGCGCGCCGGGGAAGCCGTCATCCAAGGCGCTGGCATCGACGACGACGCGGCTGGAACTGGAAGCACAGACGAGTGCACCGTGACGTGCAAGGAGGGATGCGAGTCTGGTGAGGTTGGCGAGCACGATGGCACGGGGAGCTCTGTGGAGGTGCCTTCGGTCGCCGTAGCGGCCGCGCCGACGGTGAACTGTCCGGAGACAGCTGCTCCTGTCTTGCACGGCGCCGAGGCGCACTCGGACTCGGAGTTGGCGAGCGGGATGGACGTGGACCATGGCGGTGCTGAGGAGGTGGAGGATGAAGACTCTGTGAGCTGTGACGAAGAggatgacgaggaggaggacaCGGACAGCTCTAGCGAGGAGGACACGGACAGCTCTGGCGAGGACGAAGACGAGGACATGTTCAGTTCTAGCGACGAAGAAGAGGACACGTTCAGCTCAGGCGACGAGGAAGACGAGGACGCGTTCAGCTCAGGCGACGAGGAGTACACAGAGAGCTTTAGTGAGGAGGAGTACACGGCGGAGATCTATAgtgacgaggaggaggacgacgacgacgattacGCAGAGTCCTCTggcgaggaagaagaggaagatgGCTCGGAgtgctccggcgaggtggatGACGTGGAGAGCATTGGCGAGGAGTCGCATGACGCGGACAACactggcgaggaggaggagagtgACGCGGAGTGCTCAGGCGAGGAGGATGACGTAGAGAATTATGGCGATGAATCGGACGATCCTGAGAGCTCTTGCGCGGACTCGGATGACGACGCCGAGAGctacggcgaggaggaggacgacgacgaagaAGAAGACGCAGAGAACACTTACGCGgaggaaaaagaagaagaagaggaggaggacacGGTGAGCGctagcgaggaggaggaggaggaggaggagagcagTCACGTCGTTCATGTAACGGAGAACGGCACAAAAGACATCTTTGACATGCTGTTGCCCAGGACAAAAAAGACCAACGCAGAGCAGGGTGCAGCCAACGCCAACGGGGCAGTGAAGGAGCGCTCGGAGTCCTTTCCTAGCAAGTACGATGACATAGACACCGACGGTACTGGTTCTGACATGGATACCGACAGCTCTGGTTCTGGTTCTGACATGGATACCGATAACTCTGACATGGAAGATGACGATTGCTTGGAGTCTGATGAGGATGACGACATTGTTAATGTAGCAGAGAACGGCAACCAATCCATCTTTGATATGCTGTTTCCCAAAGCTAAGGCATGCGGCGCCAACATGGATGATTATGAGGACGAGAGCGAGCACGGCTACATCGACTATGAggcagaggaggacgaggacgaggaaatGGATACCGACAGTTCTGACATGGAAGATGACGATTGCTTGGaatctgatgatgaagatgacatTGCTTATGTAGCAGAGAACGGCAACCAAGACATCTTTGCCATGCTGTTTCCCAAATCTAAGGCATGCGGCGCCGACATTGACGACTATGAGGACGAGAGCGAGTACGGCAACATCGACGACTACGAAGAGGAGGAAGACGGGTCCTTGTTTGACATGCTGTTGCCCAAGGACCATGCCATCAACGACGACATTGATACTGACAGTTCTGGCATGGAAGATAGTTGCTTGGAGTCTGATGAGGAAGACGACATTGCTGATGTAGCAGAGAACGGCAACCAAGACATCTTTGCCATGCTGTTTCCCAAATCTAAGGCATGCGGCGCCGACATGGACGACTATGAGGACGAGAGCGAGTACATCGACTATGAGGAGGAAGACGAGTCCTTGTTTGACATGCTGTTGCCCAGGGACCATGCCATCAACGACGACACTGATACTGACAGTTCTGACATGGAAGATAGTTGCTTGGAGTCTGATGAGGAAGACGACATTGCTGATGTCGCAGAGAACATCAACAAAGACATCTTTGCCATGCTGTTTCCCAAAGAAAAGACATGCGGCGCCAACATGGACGACTATGAGGACGAGAGCGAGTACTACATCGACTatgaggaggtggtggaggaggaagaCAAGTCCTTGTTTGACATGCTGTTGCCCAGGGACTGTGCCATCGACGACGACATTGACAGTTCCGATGGGGAAGACGaggctgctactgctactgcgaCTGCGGCATGTGGTCACAGCGCTGAGCCGAGCCACGGAATCCGGCGGCCGGAGTTTGCTGCTCGCGCTGCTCGCGGCTACGACGACGTTGATACTGATTCTGACATGGAAGAGGGCGACGGCATCGAAAGGGGATTTGCTTGGCAAAGTCAGACGGAGAGGCAAGCGTTCTGGGAGGACCTGTGGCGGGTGCTGGACGACCTGCGGCGGCAACTCGCGGCGGAGGCGTTCGAGTCGtcggggcagcagcagcagcagcagcggagctACGACGACGTTGACGACACTTGCGACTTGCCCGGCACAgcggccccggccccggccccgggtGGTGATCCGGCGGGGAGCTGCGCCTGCGCGCGGACGCCGGAAGCCCAGTTCACGGCGCGGGCGGAGCGGGGCACGGAGCGTGCGCTGGCGATGGAGGAGGTGAGGCGACGGAAGGCCGCGCAGCAGGAGTTGGACCGCGCGCTGGCGagagaggcggcggcggctgccgaGGCGTTGGAGTCGGCGCTGGAGGACTGCGCCACCGCCGAGGAGCAGGCTACTGGCGACGTCACGCGGCCCGCCGTGGCGGAGCGTGATGTCCCGGCCGACCTCACCTTCATCGTCGGCGTTTatgtgtgggtgtttcttatggttTTTTTCTTGTCTATTGGGTTGTAA
- the LOC8083944 gene encoding uncharacterized protein LOC8083944 produces the protein MAAEDDETGDRENADPNRCSTADAPLSPENTEDKLDLDTKSTLSIQLLQPKPGENKEPGSHDIHFNSANTLGNSEERNNTGMKRDVFRPSVFDRISGHRNEDTRLNSDSHRNQFREMVKGHSDMNKVERHCDGPRQYVDSHLSPKEHWVRPPSNERNYDQRRDNNCNSRWGPSSKDSENWRERSTESDRKDDAPCEKVFSHSTGHGKEKDGSNHEKVNERGNISRSWNSSYFASRGAGGTSDHLSLDPQKLSASFRHSSYRQESDNPNSASSRRRFTSVTSRVNSQSSRPFHLGVRSDRPGGPSRNSVRYSRIKLFEIYRTTDVRNFVMPIDDIDNDEISSLWQEEPMDPLALIAPNAEEMVILKGIEKGDITNSLAQACKDGSDDKSNPDVVALEQTKLSGREDQTGSSEYFNGEMTIGTRGILGAAHLSEHLKSVKSPPKESESIGDGIHGPCAEFGHQRNVLDQGTKVDEMAGVGENVNPENLSLYYKDPKGCTQGPFPGYDIIGWFEAGFFGIDLLVRVASAPCDSPFLLLGDVMPHLRAKVRAPPGFSNTKPRSMTEASHLGSAYLGTSDYGSINKNGCVTEAENHSLESPMSSKTQNPRAETNVVTGGMNECSCSTFGNRFVSGDEKVSSVNHLEVQKGLLERENTFQIDGDVISVAESQKKDSVQSTSHSTFFQQMVGPSNEALQPQNINLLSMLLPTEKGQAPAVNSGFSLWSNNADSGNLQAVMCGIDLAQEVLNMRQNLHNSQQIGIESIDVQQHYSLTQNQPTLGCLNPQITQPEKFLSEISPDPQLLNNNQQQYLPSELHLQPLMPGVPQPQYSLLNNMLQPRQQEQQQQQQQHISQALPHDCSMQQLYDPSHGTRHTSLSSSDRMKLCLQRTQEILELAQKLPGHGMHDLQPPNHANVKLRDMGIIGLSESWAPALALPLPHEMMGHAAWKECSASLTQGSAVVGAPSRKESIVDLPSEKTLSSGSNEYSKVTVFEAKDFPQSCQGLAKSESVASHISNEVHEMEISSTHPHSWKPTPGVRTKSVLEIQAEEQLERQREIALEKTKVTTTAASALSIPWGGLAETSGQQFGDETRPMCDKKNVNISKSKRSQLHDLLAGEELVKSNDKDAVIINSADDTSFPPLAPSVTQSDAHLSSHSTPNSEQGLFWEPCEHAKQDKLGLQSPPSRARASMVNTRTAALDIQKKGKKGKKLNTSALGFKVESTRIMMGEIVHADE, from the exons GAGCCTGGTTCACATGATATCCACTTTAATTCTGCAAACACGCTGGGAAACAGTGAAGAAAGGAACAATACTGGAATGAAAAGAGATGTTTTCAGGCCTTCTGTGTTTGATAGAATATCTGGCCACCGAAATGAAGACACCAGACTGAATTCAGATTCCCATCGAAATCAATTTAGGGAAATGGTAAAAGGACATAGTGATATGAACAAAGTGGAACGGCACTGTGATGGCCCCAGGCAGTATGTTGATAGCCACCTGAGTCCAAAAGAGCACTGGGTGAGGCCACCTAGTAACGAGAGAAACTATGACCAACGCCGTGATAATAACTGCAATTCTCGCTGGGGTCCCAGTAGTAAAGATTCTGAAAATTGGCGTGAAAGGTCAACAGAGTCAGATAGAAAAGATGATGCTCCCTGTGAAAAGGTGTTTTCTCACAGTACAGGTCATGGGAAAGAAAAAGATGGTAGCAATCATGAGAAGGTTAATGAAAGGGGTAATATTTCTCGATCGTGGAACTCCAGCTATTTTGCAAGCCGTGGTGCAGGAGGTACATCTGATCATCTTTCCCTGGATCCACAGAAGTTATCTGCTTCATTTAGACACAGTAGCTACAGGCAGGAAAGTGATAACCCAAACTCTGCAAGTTCTCGCAGAAGGTTTACATCTGTTACAAGCAGAGTCAATAGTCAATCTTCACGCCCATTCCATCTTGGTGTGCGTTCTGACAGGCCTGGTGGTCCATCTAGAAACTCTGTGAGATATAGCAGGATAAAATTGTTTGAAATATACAGAACAACTGATGTTAGAAACTTTGTAATGCCGATAGATGATATTGATAACGATGAGATATCTTCATTGTGGCAAGAAGAACCTATGGATCCTTTAGCTCTCATTGCACCTAATGCTGAAGAAATG GTGATTTTGAAAGGAATTGAAAAAGGAGATATCACAAACAGTTTGGCACAAGCTTGCAAAGACGGTTCTGATGACAAAAGTAATCCAGATGTGGTGGCATTGGAACAAACGAAATTAA GTGGAAGAGAAGATCAGACAGGAAGCAGTGAATATTTCAATGGTGAAATGACCATTGGTACCAGAG GAATTCTTGGGGCTGCACATTTGAGCGAACACTTGAAGTCTGTGAAATCTCCTCCAAAAGAATCTGAGTCTATTGGTGATGGTATCCATGGGCCATGTGCTGAATTTGGACATCAGCGCAATGTCTTGGACCAAGGAACTAAAGTTGATGAAATGGCTGGTGTAGGTGAAAATGTTAATCCAGAAAACCTCTCTCTGTACTACAAGGACCCAAAAGGGTGCACCCAAGGTCCTTTTCCTGGATATGACATCATTGGTTGGTTTGAGGCTGGGTTTTTTGGTATTGATTTGCTAGTTCGTGTTGCAAGTGCTCCCTGTGATTCTCCTTTCTTATTACTTGGGGATGTCATGCCACACTTACGGGCAAAGGTAAGGGCGCCTCCAGGCTTCAGCAATACCAAACCAAGAAGTATGACAGAGGCCTCACATCTAGGATCAGCGTATCTTGGAACTTCTGATTATGGATCCATAAACAAGAATGGCTGTGTAACTGAAGCTGAAAATCACTCTCTGGAGTCTCCAATGTCTAGTAAAACCCAGAATCCCAGAGCAGAAACTAATGTTGTTACTGGAG GTATGAATGAATGCAGCTGCAGTACATTTGGCAACCGTTTTGTTTCCGGTGATGAGAAAGTGAGTAGCGTAAATCATCTTGAAGTACAGAAGGGGCTGTTAGAGAGAGAAAACACCTTTCAAATAGACGGTGATGTCATATCAGTTGCAGAGTCACAAAAAAAGGATTCAGTCCAGTCAACTTCGCACTCAACATTCTTCCAGCAAATGGTTGGCCCATCAAATGAAGCTCTCCAACCTCAGAATATTAACCTGCTCTCAATGCTGCTTCCTACAGAAAAAGGTCAAGCACCGGCTGTGAATTCTGGATTCTCACTTTGGTCAAATAATGCTGACTCTGGAAATCTGCAAGCTGTTATGTGTGGTATAGATCTTGCTCAAGAGGTACTAAATATGCGCCAAAATCTACACAATTCTCAGCAAATAGGTATCGAATCTATTGATGTTCAACAACATTACTCTTTAACACAGAATCAACCAACTTTGGGTTGTTTGAACCCACAAATCACACAGCCAGAAAAGTTTctcagtgaaatatctcctgaTCCTCAGCTGCTAAACAACAATCAACAACAGTATCTGCCATCAGAGCTACACTTGCAACCCCTGATGCCTGGAGTACCTCAACCTCAATACTCTCTATTGAACAACATGCTACAGCCCAGGCAGCAggagcaacagcaacaacagcagcaacacATTTCTCAGGCTTTACCTCATGATTGTTCCATGCAGCAGCTTTATGATCCTTCCCATGGGACAAGAcatacttcattgtcatctagtGACCGTATGAAGCTTTGTCTTCAAAGAACACAAGAGATTCTTGAACTTGCTCAGAAGTTACCTGGTCATGGTATGCATGATCTACAACCACCTAATCATGCAAATGTGAAATTGAGAGACATGGGAATTATTGGTTTGTCGGAAAGTTGGGCtcctgctctagctctaccacTGCCCCATGAAATGATGGGTCATGCAGCTTGGAAAGAATGTTCAGCTAGTCTCACACAGGGCTCTGCAGTTGTTGGTGCTCCTTCACGGAAAGAAAGTATTGTAGACTTGCCATCTGAGAAAACTCTGAGTTCTGGGTCTAACGAGTATAGCAAGGTGACTGTTTTTGAAGCTAAAGATTTTCCTCAATCATGTCAAGGTCTTGCAAAATCGGAAAGTGTAGCATCTCATATCTCCAATGAAGTTCATGAAATGGAAATTTCTTCTACCCATCCTCATTCATGGAAACCTACTCCAGGTGTTAGAACTAAATCAGTGTTGGAAATTCAAGCAGAGGAACAATTGGAAAGACAGAGGGAAATAGCCTTGGAAAAGACTAAAGTAACTACAACAGCAGCTTCAGCGTTATCTATTCCTTGGGGTGGTTTGGCTGAAACTTCTGGGCAACAGTTTGGAGATGAGACTAGACCTATGTGTGATAAAAAAAATGTCAATATATCAAAGAGTAAGAGAAGTCAGTTACATGATTTATTGGCAGGGGAGGAACTGGTAAAGTCGAATGATAAAGATGCTGTTATCATAAATAGTGCTGATGATACTTCTTTTCCTCCTCTGGCACCTTCTGTTACTCAGTCTGATGCTCATCTTTCCAGTCACTCCACTCCTAATTCTGAACAGGGTCTGTTTTGGGAGCCTTGTGAGCATGCAAAGCAAGATAA GCTGGGACTCCAATCACCTCCGAGCAGGGCCAGAGCTTCCATGGTCAATACACGAACTGCTGCATTGGACATtcagaagaaggggaagaaagGTAAAAAGCTGAACACGTCAGCTTTGGGGTTCAAGGttgagagcacccgcatcatgATGGGTGAGATCGTGCATGCTGATGAGTAG